A genomic window from Lotus japonicus ecotype B-129 chromosome 1, LjGifu_v1.2 includes:
- the LOC130730968 gene encoding uncharacterized protein LOC130730968, which produces MALLVPAFFYIVAFFCTLGAIALAVLHIYRHLLNYTEPTYQRFIVRIVFMVPVYALMSFLSLVVPASSIYFNSIREVYEAWVIYNFLSLCLAWVGGPGAVVISLSGRIMKPSWCLMTCCIPPVPLDGRFIRKCKQGCLQFVILKPILVVVTLILYAKGKYKDGNFSPNQSYLYLTIIYTISYTMALYALALFYVACKDLLQPFNPVPKFIIIKSVVFLTYWQGVLFFLAAKSGFIEDADEAALLQNFIICVEMLIAAVGHFYAFPYKEYAGANIGVSRGLTASLGHALKLNDFYHDTVHQFAPTYHDYVLYNHSEGEEGTRKYRSRTFVPIGPEMDTARRNKHVLGNKLDDIQLSSFSSSDSSAPSIPDASNSDATKSSLLVDMSNSVSIPIPYDLTLIDLDVTSYPEKVPAADKAGAG; this is translated from the exons ATGGCGTTACTCGTTCCGGCTTTCTTCTACATCGTCGCTTTCTTCTGCACCCTCGGAGCTATCGCTTTGGCGGTTCTTCACATTTACCGCCACCTCCTCAATTACACTGAACCAACTTATCAGCGCTTCATTGTTCGCATCGTTTTCATGGTCCCG GTTTATGCACTGATGTCATTCTTGTCCCTTGTTGTGCCTGCGAGCTCAATCTATTTTAACTCTATTCGAGAAGT CTATGAAGCTTGGGTCATTTACAATTTCCTGTCACTGTGCTTAGCATGGGTCGGTGGTCCTGGAGCCGTTGTAATAAGTTTGAGTGGTCGGATTATGAAGCCGTCATGGTGTTTGATGACTTGTTGCATTCCTCCCGTACCACTGGATGG GCGTTTCATACGTAAATGCAAGCAAGGGTGTTTGCAGTTTGTGATTTTGAAGCCCATTCTAGTTGTTGTTACCCTAATACTCTATGCAAAAGGGAAATATAAGGATGGGAATTTCAGTCCAAATCAGTCATACTTGTATCTTACAATCATTTATACGATCTCATATACAATGGCTCTATATGCTCTTGCTTTGTTTTACGTGGCATGCAAGGATCTGCTTCAACCATTCAATCCAGTCccaaaatttattataataaaatctGTTGTATTCCTGACTTATTGGCAG GGGGTGTTATTCTTCCTTGCTGCAAAGTCGGGATTCATTGAGGATGCTGATGAAGCTGCTCTACTCCAAAATTTCATTATTTGTGTTGAGATGCTTATTGCTGCTGTTGGCCACTTTTATGCATTTCCATACAAAGAATATGCTGGTGCTAATATAGGTGTATCCCGTGGTTTGACAGCTAGCCTTGGGCATGCTTTGAAGTTAAATGACTTTTATCATGATACGGTCCACCAG TTCGCTCCAACGTATCATGATTATGTTCTCTATAACCACAGCGAAGGTGAAGAGGGAACAAGGAAGTACAGATCACGAACTTTTGTTCCAATTGGCCCAGAGATGGATACTGCAAGAAGAAATAAGCACGTGTTGGGAAACAAGTTAGATGACATACAGCTCTCaagcttctcttcttctgataGTAGCGCTCCCTCAATACCTGATGCTTCAAATTCTGATGCAACGAAATCTTCCTTGCTTGTGGATATGTCTAATTCTGTATCCATACCGATACCATATGATTTGACGCTTATTGACTTGGATGTAACCAGTTACCCTGAAAAAGTTCCAGCAGCTGATAAAGCTGGTGCCGGGTGA